GGACAGGCGGCGCAGGCAAACACCAGGGCTGAAGGCATGACAAAGCGACGAACAGGGTCACGTTAATGCTCGTTGGCCTGATGAAAACGCTGCTGTAGTGGTGAAAGAGGTGGCGTTTCTGGCGTTAGCGCGTTGAGCTCGAGTTGAACGTTCAGCGGCTGATCACCAGAAATGTTGCCTTCCCACCAGATTTGCTGGCGATCATCGAGTCTTGGGTGCCAAACGCGCACCGCGTGCTCGCCCTCCGGCAGCGTCGGCGTTTGTACCACGCCGTCAGGACCGGTTTTGTCGGCGAAGGGGGCGTCAGTGACGACGATGAACGCCTGCATCTGATCGTGAATGTTGCATCCCAGTACCACGACCCCTGGCTTATCGAACAGCACCGGCTCCGGGGTTTCCTGTAGATACAGGTTGAGCTCAAACGTTTTCGCCGGTGAAAAGGAGTAGACGTGGTGGCGCGTCGTATCCTGGTTGGGAAACGAGACGTAGCTTCCTGCCGGCACGGTGAGCACATGGGGGTGAAACGCCGCCCCGCGTTGATAGATCTGGCCTTCACGCGCCGGCGCCGCGGCGCCGGCGTAGTGGACTTCGACCACCGCGTCTTCGAGCGGGGCGCCAGTGCTGTCGGTCACGGTAACGGTGGCCGCCGACACGCTAAAGGAATAGGTGAAAAGAGCACATGCGGCAAAGCGCGCCAAGTGGTGTCGAACACGTTGAGTGGTTAATGCCACGAAGCCCCCGGCGTTGCTTGATAAGTAGTGAGATCTATCCTGTGGCTTTAGCCACTTCAAGTCATTCTTTACGGCTAACGGTAAGCCAACTTTAGGAAAAAAACAGTAAATAAATTGATCAGGTTTGTACTGATACCGCGTTTTGGCGATCCTTGCCAACGCTACCCGTCGAGTAAGAGCGCGTGAGAAAAAGCCGAACGGTGAGTGGGGTTCACAATGAAATAGCAAGCGTTAGAGCCAGCGAGAAAGCATCGGACACTCTTTGAGTCGCGTGCGCTTGATAGAGAGTAGTGAGGAGAAACGCCGTTTGAGACTAGCGCCAGGCGCTTTGCCAAACCCGCAGTACGCGCTCGGGGTACCAGGTGTTGCCCAAACTGCCGTTGTAGCGGGCAAGCGCTCGGGTAAAATCACCGCTCTCGACGGCCAGATAGTGGGCCAGAATCGTGCAGCCGTAGCGAAGGTTGCGGTGGGGGTCGGTCAAATCGTCGATGGGAAGGCCAAGCTCGGCGACCCAAAAGGGCATGATCTGCATGAGGCCCGTGGCGCCGGCGGAGGAGACCGCGTCCGGCCGAAAGGCGCTCTCCACCTCGATCAGCGCCAATATCAAACTCGGCGGAAGCCCGGCGAGCCGAGCCTCCTGATAAAGCCTTGTGAGCAGTGCGTCGCGCTGGCCGGCATCACTAATGAAGCGCGAAAGCGGCGCGTGCATGCGCGCGGCCCATTGGCGCATCGCGGTGTCCTGATAGGCAGCGCCGTCGAGGGTCGAGCGAAGCGGGGGCTCGGCGGCGCTAACCGCTGGTGCTACCACCAGACATAACGCCGCCAGTGTAAGGGCTGATGTAAGCCGCGCCACCACGCTCGCAGCGAGCCTGCGTCAGGCGTTCAGGCCGGACTTTTCGCCCAAAAACGCGACGATCTGATCTTCGGCGACCATGGTAGCCTCAGCGTCGCGGCGGCCCTTGTACTCGAGCTCGCCGTTATCCAGGCTGCGATCGCCGATCACGATGCGGTGAGGTACGCCCATCAGCTCCAGGTCGGCGAATTTCACCCCCGGGCGCGTATCGCGGTCGTCCAGCAGTACGTCGAAGCCGGCGTTGGTCAGCGTTTGGTGGAGCGCTTCAGAGGCTTCGCGCACGCGCTGGGACTTGTGCGCGTTCATCGGCACCAGCGCCACGTTGAACGGCGCGATGGCGTCAGGCCAGATGATGCCGGCATCGTCGTGGTTCTGCTCGATCGCGGCGGCCACCACGCGAGTGATGCCGATACCGTAGCAGCCCATCCACGGGTGCAGGGTCTTGCCGCTGTCGCCGAGCACCTTGGCGTCCATCGCCTCGGAGTATTTGGTGCCGAGCTGAAACACGTGACCGACCTCGATGCCGCGCTTGATCGAGAGCGTACCGTGACCGTCCGGCGACGGGTCGCCTTCGACCACGTTGCGCAGATCCGCCGCTTGGGGCAGCGCCAGATCGCGCTCCCAGTTGATGCCGAAGTAGTGCTTACCTTCGATATTGGCGCCGGCGCCAAAGTCCGACATCAGCGCAACGCTATGATCGACGATGATCGGCATATCGAGATTCACCGGGCCGAGTGAGCCAAAGCCCGCGCCAGCGGCGGCGCGAATTTCCTCTTCGCTGCCCATGGTGAGCGGGGCGAAAACCTCGGGCAAATTCTCCGCCTTGACCTCATTGAGCTCGTGATCGCCGCGCACCAACAGTGCGATCAGCCCACCGTTGGCAGCGCGCACGATCAGCGTCTTGACGGTTTTCTCGATCGCCAAGCCGTGCTGTTCGACCAGCGCGGCGATGGTTTTGGCGTTGGGCGTATCGACCAGGTGCATCTCCTGGCTGGGTGCTTCGCGCTTGGCATCGCTACCCAGCGGCGCCGCCAGTGCCTCGGCCTTTTCCATGTTGGCGGCGTAGTCGGAGCCGTTGGAGAAGACGATGTCGTCCTCGCCGGAGTCGGCCAGCACGTGGAATTCATGCGAACCAGTGCCGCCGATCGAGCCGTTATCGGCGATCACCGGGCGAAAATCGAGCCCCAGGCGAGTGAAGATGCGCGTGTAGGCGTCATACATGGCCTGGTAGGTATCGGCCAGCGACGCTTCGTCGGCGTGGAAGGAGTAGGCGTCCTTCATGATGAACTCGCGCGAGCGCATTACGCCAAAGCGCGGGCGAATCTCGTCGCGAAACTTGGTTTGAATCTGATAGAAGTTGATCGGCAGCTGCTTGTAGCTCGACACCTCGCGGCGCACCAGATCGGTGATCACCTCTTCGTGGGTCGGGCCAACGCAGTAGTCGCGCTCGTGGCGATCCTTGACGCGCAAAAGCTCCGGGCCGTACTGCTCCCAGCGGCCGGACTCCTGCCATAGATCCGCCGGCTGTACCGCGGGCATCAGCACTTCCTGGCCGCCGGCGCGGTTCATCTCTTCGCGCACGATCCGCTCGACCTTGCGCAGCGTGCGAAGCCCCAAGGGTAGCCAGGTATAGAGGCCCGAGGTCAAACGACGGATCATGCCGGCGCGCAGCATCAGTTGATGACTCACGACCTCCGCATCGGCCGGGGTCTCTTTCAAGGTGGCAATCAGTAGTTGGCTGGCGCGCATGAGCGTGAAACTTCCTTTTGAGTCGGTAATACGTAAAACGTGGCGATCGAAATAGCGTAACGCGGCGCTGTGAGGCGCTTTCAAGCGTTGAATGATTGCATTGTACGAGCACGCGGTAAAGCCGGCAAAATTAACCCCGCCGCTCCGGCGCCGGATGCAATCGTGCTAGACTCCGCCGCTTCAAGGGGTATAACCGACCCGGCGCGCGCTCGAATGAAGGCGCTTTTCTCGCTTGGGGTCACCATCACTTTTAAGGAAGGGAATCGATGAAGCAGCTCAAACGTCGTGGTGCAAGCATTGCTTTGGTGGGAAGTCTCGTCGTGAGCATGAGCGGCTGCGGTACGCTGTTTCATCCCGAGCGCAAGGGCCAGCTCAGCGGCAATGTCGACCCGGTGGTCGCTATCGCCAACGGCGTTGGGCTTCTGTTTTTCATTCTGCCCGGCGTCATTGCCTACGCGGTGGATTTCTCCAACGGTACGATTTATCTCCCGAGCAATACCAGCGCCTCCATCGATACCTTCACGCTCGACGACACCTCGGATCTTGCCTCGCTCGAGCGGATTCTTTCCGACAAGGCCGGCCAGCCGGTCGATCTGCACAACGAATTGATGATCATGGAGGAGGTGGAAAGCCTCGACGAGGCGCTTGCCATGGTGCGCATGTCCGGCGTCCACGATAGCGAGCGCCTAGGCGTTCTTTGATCGCCGGTTGATTCTCCGGTCTCAGGCGCGCTCGCGGGGTCTGGTCAACTTCAGGGTGATGAGCCCAAGGAGCAGTCCCCAGAAAGCGCTGCCGATCCCCAACAGGCTGACACTCGATGCGGTCAGCAAAAACGTTACGATGGCCGCGTCGCGCTCTGCGGCGTTGGCAAAGGCACCGGCCAGCCCGCCGCTAAGCGTACCCAGCAGCGCAATGCCGGCCAGCGCCACGATCAGTGCCTGGGGCAGGGCGTTGAAGAGCCCGGTGACCGTCGCGCCGAATAGCCCCATCACCAGATAGAACGCGCCGGCCGCCGCACCCGCCGCATAGCGCCTTCGCATGTCGGCGTGGGCGTCCGGGCCAATGCAGACCGCCGCGCTGATCGCCGCCATGTTCAGGGCAAAACCGCCCAACGGGGCCAGCGCCATCGTGGCCGCCCCGGTCCAGCCCATCAGCGCCGAACCGTTGGGCTGATAGCCCGCCGCTCTCAGTACCGCCACCCCAGGCAGGTTCTGGGTCGCCATGGTGATGATGAAAAGCGGAATGCCGACGCCGATCAGCGTCGTTGGCGCAAACGCGGGAGCGGTGAAGGCAGGGGCGGCCGGCGTCAGTGGAATGCTGCCCGCGTCGACCTGACCCAGCATCACCGCGGCAACGAGCCCTACCAATAGCACACCCGGGACCGCCAGCGCCGGCCAGAACCGGCGCCCGATCACCCAAGCAACGAGCATGATCATCGGCAGCATCCACTGGCTCTGCATGACCCCGAAAAGTTCCAGCCCGAATCGCAGCAAGATACCCGCCAGCAGCGCCTGGGCAATCGCGTTGGGAATGTGGCGCATCAGCCGCTCGAATAGTCCCGTGACCCCGCATAGCGTGATCAAAAGCGCTGAAAAAAGAAACGCCCCGATTGCCTCGTCCATTGGCACGCCCGGCAAGCTCGTGACCAGAAACGCCGCGCCCGGCGTCGACCAGGCGGTCAGTAGCGGCATGCGGTAGTAAAGCGACAGCCCGAGCGTGGTTAGCCCCATGCCGATTCCCAGCGCCCAGAGCCAGGAGCTAATCTGCGCCGCTGTCGCCCCCGCCGCCTCGGCGGCCTGAAACACGATTGCCGCGGAGCTTGTGTAGCTGATGACGACCGCGACCAGCCCCGCCGTTACGGTCGAAAAACTCGTATCGCGCCAGAGCGAGAAGCGGTAAGGCTGACTGTTTTCTGAGGTGGACATGGGTGGCCCCGATTGCAATTGAACGTTATAACGCACAAACGCGACGTTACCACCGTGCGCTATAGCGCACAATGGCCAGCAGAGGCGACCAGATGGCTTACAGCAGGTAAACGAGGAAAAAGACGCCAAAAAAACAAGCGCCGCCCCAAGGCGGCGCCGGGCGATCAACCGGCCCTATGTGACGGGTCAGGAATGCTTGGAAAGCGAGTGGGATGGCGCTTCATGTAAGCGTGGCAGGCTCTGAGCACGCGTACATCGTCGTACTTGCCGCCGGCGAGTTGAAAGCCCACGGGCAGGCCCTCACTGGTGAAGCCGCAGGGCACGGAGGCCGCCGGCTGCTGGCTAAGGTTGAATGGGTAGCTAAACGAGGCCCACTCTTCCCAGTCGCGCATGTCGCTTCCCGGCGGCACCTCGTGATTGATCTCGAAAGGCGAGAGCGTCACCGACGGCGTCATCAACAGGTGATACTCGCGGTTGAAGTGCTCCAGGCGCTGGGTGATGTAGGCGCGCTCGTTGAGTGCGCGGAAAAACTCCAGCGCCGTCCAGCCTTCGGCTTCCTTGGCATTGGCGACCAGCCCCGGGTCCAAAAGCTCGCGGTGCTTGTCATCGAGCTGCTCCCACTGGTGAAGCGAGGCGGTGAACCAGAGCTTTCTGAAGGTATCGATGGCCGGTGTCAGCCCCGGGTCGACCTCGACCACTTCGGCGCCGAGCTCGGCAAGCGCGTTGGCGGCCTCGCGTACCTTGTCGGCGATCTGCGGGTCGACCGATGCATAGCCAAGATCAGGCGAGTAGCCGATTCGCAGGCCTTCCAGGCTTTTGCCGAGATCCTCGCCCCAGCAGTCGGGCTGGCCGCGGGTGGCGTAGGGGTCGTGGTAGTCGTAGCGGCCGATGACGTTGAGCATCGCCACCGAGTCTTCCACTGAGCGGGTGATCGTGCCCAGATGCGAAAGGCTCGGCTCCTTGGCCGGCGGCCACTGCGGCACCCAGCCGTAGCTCGGTTTGAAGCCGAAGGTGCCCGTGAAGGCGGCAGGGATACGAATCGAGCCGCCGGAATCGCCGCCCTGGTGCAGCACCCCCATGTTCAGCGCCGCCGCCGCCGCCGCGCCGCCGGAGGAGCCACCGGCAGTAAGCCTTGTATCCCAGGGGTTGCTGGTGGCGCCGAACACGCGGTTGTCGGTCACCGCTTTCCAGCCAAACTCCGGCGTGTTGGTCTTGCCCAGAATGATCGCGCCGGCCTCGCGCAGCATGCGCGCCGGCGGGCAGTCGGTGTCGCACAGCGCTTTCGAGGTGGTCAGCGACCCTTCCCGGCAGGGCATCCCTGCGACCTGCGCGAGATCCTTCATCGATACCGGCACGCCGTCGATCGGGCTTAGCGGTTTGCCCTGACCCCAGCGGCGCGCGGAGGTCTTGGCCGCGCTTTCGGCGCCTTCACGGTCGACGTGCACATAAGCGTTCACCTGGTCGTTGAAACGCTCGATACGCTCGAGGGCGGCACGGGTGGCTTCCAGCGGCGACGCCTGCTTATCTTGATAAAGCGTACGCAGGGAGTTGGCGTCCATCAGGCCTAGATCGGTTTCGCTCACGGTAGCTCCTTGTCGATTGTCGTCCTTGGGTGACGCCGCTTGGGGGGCTCCTCAAGCGTCAAGTCGCTGTAAGCCTAGGCAACGAACGCATTAGCTGCAAAACTTGCGCTTTTGATTCTCATCCACGCCCTGCGTACTCGGGGCATGTCAGGAGCCCTGGATGGCAAGCCCACCGACGCCGATCGCCGCGCACGTTACCCATACCGTCAAACGCCTTCGCCGCGAGCGGGCGTGGAGTCTGGACCGCGCCGCGGTCGAAACCGGCGTGAGCAAGGCGATGCTCGGTCAAATCGAGCGGGGGGAGTCGAGCCCAACGGTCTCGACGCTTTGGAAGATCGCCAGCGGCTTTCGCGTGTCGTTTTCGAGTCTTTTTGACAGTGGCGCGGCGACTCGTGAGGCGCTCGAGTGCGACCAGCACGTGCCAGTGTGGGGGGAGGATAGCGTGGGCATGCAGGCGCGGCTGCTGTTTCCCTTCGATCCGCTGTTGGGTTTCGAGATGTTCATGATCGAACTCGCCCCCCACGCGTTGAGCGAGTCCGCCCCGCACGCCGCCGGCGTGGTCGAGCATATCGTGGTGGTGGAAGGCGAGCTTCAGTTTTGTCTGGACGGGCAGTGGCAGTCCCTGAAAGAGGGCGAGGGGCTGCGCTTTTTAGCCGACCGGCCCCACGCCATGCGCAACGCTACCGAAAAGCGGCTGCGCTTTCACGATGTGATCCACTACCTGCCGGGCGCGGCGTCCGGCAACTGAGCGCGCAGCCAGCGGATCTCCTCGGGCCAGTTTGCCGGCTCGACGGTTTCGAGAATCAAGGGGATGCCGTCGGTGCGTTCATCCTGAATGATGGTGATAAACGCCTCCAGGCCGATATTGCCCTTGCCCAGGCTATGGTGGCGATCCACGCGGCTTCCAAACTCGCTCTTGGCGTCGTTCAGGTGCATGCCGCACAGATACTCGAACCCCACCACGCTTCCCAGCTCGTCGAGGGTCTGCTCGGTCGCCCGGGCGCCGCGCAGATCGTAACCGGCGGCGAAGGCGTGGCAGGTGTCGATGCACACGCCGACCCGGCTTTTATCCTCGACGTGCTCGATGATGGTGGCGAGATCCTCGAAGCGCCAACCCAGATTCGTGCCTTGCCCGGCGGTGTTTTCGATCACCGCGGTGACGCCCTGGGTTTGATCGAGTGCCAGGTTGACGGATTCGGCGATACGCAGCAGACAGTCGCGCTCGCTGATCTTTTTCAGAAAGCTTCCTGGATGAAAATTCAACAGCGAAAGCCCTAGCTGCTCGCAGCGCTGCATTTCGTCGAGAAACGCCGCGCGGGACTTCTCGAGGCCTTCGGCTTCCGGGTGACCCAGGTTGATCAGGTAGCTGTCGTGGGGAAGGATCTGGTTCGAGGCGAAGCCGTGCTTTTGGCAAGCCTTCTTGAACGCGCTAATGGCCTCGATGGTCAGGGGTTTGCCTTTCCACTGGCGCTGATTCTTGGTGAATAGCGCAAACGCGTTGGCGCCGATCTCGACGGCGCGGTGAACGGCCTGATCCGGGCCGCCGGCCGCGCTAACGTGCGCACCGATATACTTCATGACAACTTCCCGAGGTCTGCGAGTGTAACGCTATTATGCCGGTTAACGCTGATCCAAAAAACGCTTGAACGTTTCCGGCTGGTCGGTGATCGCGCTCGAGACCCCCCAGGCCCAGCGGGGCTCGAAGGCGCTCGGGTCGTTGGGGGTGTAGCAGAGCACCTTATAGCCCGCCTCGACCATCGCCATGGCCTGGGAGCGCTTGAGCCGCGTCCAGTCCGGGTGAACGCTGAATGCCTCGAGCTCTTCACACAGCGTTTGCCAGCGCGCGGGCGTGGCGCCGAACAGCACACCAAGGGCCAGGCGGTCGGGGCCGGCAAGCGTTCGGCAGCGCCTGAGCGCCTTTTCATCGAACGAGGAGACGATACGCCGCTCGGCGGGGATTCGCTCCATCAGCGGCGGCAGCGCCGCATCGACCAGCGCATTGGCGTCGCGGCCCTTGTTGACCTTGATCTCGAGATTCACGCCCATGCCGAGCTCGTCGAGAAGCGCGAGCATCTCGTCAAGCGTCGCCATTTTCTCACCGGCGTAGCGGTCGCAAAACCAGCCGCCCACGTCGAGCGCCCTGGCGCTTTGCAGGCTAAGCTTGGAAAGCTCGCCGCGCCCGTCGGAGCAGCGGCGAACGTCCTGGTCGTGCCAGATGACCGGCGTGGCGTCGCCCAAAAGCTGCACGTCGAGCTCGACCCAGGTAGCGCCGGCATCAAACGCGGCGCGTACTGCCGCTAGCGTATTTTCCGGGGCGGCAGCCGAGTAGCCGCGGTGGGCGACGAGCGCCGGTAACAAAATGCCGGGGTGCGACATGGGAATTCACCGAGTGCTGGTTGAAAACGCTCAGTCTAGCATGGGCGTATGACAACCCAATGGCACCGCTTGATTTATAACGGTTAACGCGGTTGGATGACGCTCTTTAGCCGTTCACTCACACAGGAGAAAGTGGTCATGGCCAAGCGGATCGAGTTTGCAACAACCGGCGGCTCAGACGTGCTCGAGCTCAAGGAGGTCGACGTCAAGGCGCCGGGCAAGGGCGAGGTGCGCATCGCCAATAAGGCGGTGGGGCTCAACTTCATCGATATCTATTTTCGTACCGGACTCTATCCCGCGCCCGGCATGCCCTCGGGGCTGGGCACCGAAGGCGCCGGCGTGGTAGACGCGGTGGGTGAGGGCGTAAGTCACTTGAAAGAGGGCGACCGGGTCGCCTACGCCCAGGGCCCGCTGGGGGCCTACGCCGAGCTGCACACGCTGCCCGCCGACAAGGTCGTAAAGCTCCCCGACGGTATCGACTTCGAAACCGCCGCGGCGAGTATGCTCAAGGGCCTGACGGTGCAGTATTTGCTGCGCCAGACCTATGAGCTCAAGGGGGGTGAGACCATTTTGTTTCATGCCGCTGCCGGTGGCGTGGGCTCCATCGCCTGTCAATGGGCCAGGGCGCTGGGCGTAAAGCTGATCGGTACCGTGAGCTCAAACGAGAAAGCCGCGCTTGCCGAGAAAAACGGCGCCCGGGCGACGATCAACTACTCGAAAGAGAACGTGGTCGAGCGGGTGCGCGAACTCACCGGTGGCCAGATGTGCGACGTGGTCTACGACTCCGTTGGCAAGGATACCTGGGAGACCTCGCTTGATTGTCTGAAGCCGCGCTCGCTGATGGTCAGCTTCGGTAACGCCTCGGGCCCGGTCGAAGGTGTCAATATCGGCATTCTCAACCAGAAGGGGGCGCTCTATGTCACGCGCCCGAGCCTCAACGGTTACGCCGACACCCGCGAGCGCCTGGAGCAGATGTGCAGCGAGTTCTTCGAGATGATCGAAAGCGGCAAGATCGACATCGACGTGGCCAACCGCTATCCGCTGGCAGAGGCCGGCAAGGCTCAGGATGCGCTGCAGTCGCGCCAGACGACCGGCTCGACCATCCTGCTTCCCTGAATTCGAACCTGAAGGCCTGCTTGATGCCACCCCAGAATCGGGGTGGCGTATCGATCAGGCATCCGGGCCGTCATAGGCCATATCGAAAAAGCGCTTTTCGATGCGGCTGGCCTCGACAAAGGGCGCGCGCAGGCTCTCGAAGCTTTGGGTTTCGCCCACCCGGTTGAGCTCGCTTTTAAGAAAGTCGACCCACTGTACGAAAGCCGGCTCGTTATGGATCACGATCCAGTCGCGGTGCTCGGCGCGCTCGGGCGGCGGCGTCGGGCTTCGCTGCGCCCACTCCAGATAGAGCCACTCTGCCACCACCAGCACCACGAGAATCAGCGCGTAGTCCTGGGAGGCGCAGGCCCGGTCCATCAACTCGACGAAGGCTTGGGTCGGCTCGGCAATGGGCGGGTTGCGCCAGTGATTTTCGGCCACACCGAGGGCCTGAAAGGAGTCGATGAAGTAGCGGTACTCGCCGCCGGCCAGCACGCTGAGCTGGCGCGCGTGGGTCAGCCGCGCCTCGGGATCATCGGCGGCGCACACCGCCGCCCCGAGTAGCCGCACGAAGCTGTCGCAAAAGCAGAAGTCCTGTACCAGGTAGCGGGCGAACACCTCGTCATCGATGTGACCGCTCAAGAGCTCATCGACGAAACGGTGATTGACCGAGGCGTCCCAGTACGGGTTGGCCGCCTGACGCAGCCGCTGGCATAGATCCATGAGGTTATCTCGCTGTTATCGTTTTCAAAGAGGAGTGACTGGGTAGTTTAGCGAGCAGGGCACATGATTCAAACGTGCTTGTGAGTGGGCGCCACCGCCGATCACGTTTAAAAAAACTCGCAGAATCAGTTAACTTATATTGTGTTTTGATCTATCAAGTGGGATACACCACACCGCCGGCGCTTGGGCTCGGCGTTTAATGGAGACACCGTTACATGGCGATCGAGGCTATCGGATTGGCCCCCAGTACGCTCATTTTCATGATACTCGCTTTGACGCTGGTCGCCTTCATTTGGGGCCGCTTTCGCTATGATGTCGTCGCCCTGGCCGCGCTATTGAGTTCGGTACTGCTGGGGCTGGTGCCCGCCGACGAGGCCTTTGCCGGTTTTGGCCACCCGGCGGTGATTACCGTGGCGGCGGTGCTGGTGATCAGCCGCGGTTTCGAGCGCTCTGGCGTAGTGGATATCATCGCCGCCCAGGTGATGAAAGCCGGCGAGCGCCTGCTGTTGCAGCTGCTGGCACTGGTGGGCACGGTTGTGGTGCTTTCCGGCGTGATGAACAACGTCGGCGCGTTGGCGCTACTGCTGCCGGTGGCCATGCGCCTGGCGCGGGAACACAACACGTCGCCCTCGCTTTTGCTGATGCCGCTGGCGTTTGGCTCGCTGCTCGGCGGGCTCACGACGCTGATCGGCACGCCGCCCAACATCATCATTTCCACCTACCGTGGCAACATCACCGGTGAAAACTTCAGCATGTTCAGCTTTTCACCGGTCGGCGTGGCGGTGGCGCTGGCAGGGCTTGCGTTCATCGTGCTGCTGGGCTGGCGCCTGACGCCCAAACGCAACAGCGCCGCCGGTGCGGCGGACATGTTCGACACCGCCAACTACCTGGTCGAGCTCAAGGTCTCGCAAGAGTCCAGGGCCAACGGGCTGACGCTGCAACAGCTTCGCGACGAGCTCGACGAAACCATTCCCGTGCTGGCCGTGGTGCGCGATGACAACCGCCGGGCAGGGTACTCGTTTCACGGCGTGCTCAAACAGGGCGATATTCTGCTGCTCGAGGCGGGACCGGAGGAGCTTCAACTTCTCGAGGACAAGGCGGGCTTGAGCGCGGTCGCCGAGCTCGAGGAGGACGACCGCGAAGAGGACGAGCGCGCCGCAAAAAACGCCGATAAAGCGAGCGAGCCAGCAAAAGATGAGGCCATCGATACCGAAGGCCTGCAACTGGTCGAGGCGGTGGTGCGAAGCGGCTCGATGATGATCAATCGCAGCGTGCGTCAGCTTCGCTTGAACCACCAGTTTGGTCTGCACCTGGTGGCCGTGGCCCGGGACGGCGGGCGCTTGAAGCAGCGCCTGCGCGACATTCGCTTTCAAACCGGCGACGTGCTGCTGCTTCAGGGCAGTGAAAAGGAGATCAACGATAGCCTCTCGTCGCTTGGGTGTTTGCCGCTGGCCAGCCGCGAGCTACACCTGGGGCAGCCGCGCAAGCTGGCGCTATCGCTGGGGATTTTCGCCTTGGCCATCGTGTCGATGCTGTTCGATTTGCTGCCCGCGGCAGTGGCCATGAGCACGGCGGCACTGGTGTCGCTTCTGATCGGCGTGCTACCGCTGAGAGAGGGGTATAACGCCATCGACGGGCCGGTGATCGTGCTGCTGGCGGCGATGCTGCCGGTGGGCGAGGCGCTTGAAACCAGCGGCGGCGCTGATATCATCGCCAATTCGCTGTTGTATTTTGGCGCCGAGTGGCCGGTCGTGGTGTCGCTTTGCGGGCTATTTCTGCTCTGCATGCTGCTCTCCAATATCGTCAACAACGCCGCCGCCGCGCTTTTGATGGCCCCCATCGCGGTGAGCCTGGCCAACGGCTTCGATGTCGCGCTGGAGCCGTTTTTGATGGCGGTGGCGGTCAGCGCCTCCAGCGCGTTTTTGACGCCCATTGGACATCAGTCGAACACTCTCGTGCTTGGCCCCGGTGGCTACCGCTTCAGCGACTACTGGAAGCTTGGGCTTCCGCTGTCGCTGGTGGTGATGGTAACGGCGATTCCCGTGATTTTGCTGGTGTGGCCGCTGTCGGGCTAAAGTGCTCGCGCAGGTGTAAATGCATCGTTAAACAATAGGCGGGCATCCTGATTGCCCGCTGAATCAAAAGGCTCGGCCCATGAATCAGCAACACCGCCAGGACGCCATCGTCGAACTGGTCCGCCTGCACGGCTACGTGAGTATCGAGCAGCTCACCGAGCACTTCACGGTGACGCCGCAAACCGTGCGCCGCGATCTCAATACGCTCTCGGACGAAGGGCGCATTCGCCGCGTTCACGGCGGCGCCGGGGTGGAGTCGAGCACGGTCAACACCGCCTACAGCACGCGCAAGACGCTCAACCTGGGGGAGAAGGAGCGCATTGCCCGGGCGCTGGCCGAGCAGATTCCGGATCACTCGTCGCTGTTCATCAACATCGGGACCAGCAACGAAGTGATCGCTCAGGCGCTTTTGGAGCACAAGGGCCTCGAGATCATCACCAATAACCTCAACGTCGCGGCCATTTTGCAGCGCAAGGAGGATTTCTCGGTGATCGTTGCTGGCGGCCAGGTACGCTCTCGCGACGGCGG
The window above is part of the Halomonas sp. GD1P12 genome. Proteins encoded here:
- the nfo gene encoding deoxyribonuclease IV; translation: MKYIGAHVSAAGGPDQAVHRAVEIGANAFALFTKNQRQWKGKPLTIEAISAFKKACQKHGFASNQILPHDSYLINLGHPEAEGLEKSRAAFLDEMQRCEQLGLSLLNFHPGSFLKKISERDCLLRIAESVNLALDQTQGVTAVIENTAGQGTNLGWRFEDLATIIEHVEDKSRVGVCIDTCHAFAAGYDLRGARATEQTLDELGSVVGFEYLCGMHLNDAKSEFGSRVDRHHSLGKGNIGLEAFITIIQDERTDGIPLILETVEPANWPEEIRWLRAQLPDAAPGR
- a CDS encoding glycerophosphodiester phosphodiesterase family protein, with the protein product MSHPGILLPALVAHRGYSAAAPENTLAAVRAAFDAGATWVELDVQLLGDATPVIWHDQDVRRCSDGRGELSKLSLQSARALDVGGWFCDRYAGEKMATLDEMLALLDELGMGVNLEIKVNKGRDANALVDAALPPLMERIPAERRIVSSFDEKALRRCRTLAGPDRLALGVLFGATPARWQTLCEELEAFSVHPDWTRLKRSQAMAMVEAGYKVLCYTPNDPSAFEPRWAWGVSSAITDQPETFKRFLDQR
- a CDS encoding NADPH:quinone reductase is translated as MAKRIEFATTGGSDVLELKEVDVKAPGKGEVRIANKAVGLNFIDIYFRTGLYPAPGMPSGLGTEGAGVVDAVGEGVSHLKEGDRVAYAQGPLGAYAELHTLPADKVVKLPDGIDFETAAASMLKGLTVQYLLRQTYELKGGETILFHAAAGGVGSIACQWARALGVKLIGTVSSNEKAALAEKNGARATINYSKENVVERVRELTGGQMCDVVYDSVGKDTWETSLDCLKPRSLMVSFGNASGPVEGVNIGILNQKGALYVTRPSLNGYADTRERLEQMCSEFFEMIESGKIDIDVANRYPLAEAGKAQDALQSRQTTGSTILLP
- a CDS encoding TenA family protein, coding for MDLCQRLRQAANPYWDASVNHRFVDELLSGHIDDEVFARYLVQDFCFCDSFVRLLGAAVCAADDPEARLTHARQLSVLAGGEYRYFIDSFQALGVAENHWRNPPIAEPTQAFVELMDRACASQDYALILVVLVVAEWLYLEWAQRSPTPPPERAEHRDWIVIHNEPAFVQWVDFLKSELNRVGETQSFESLRAPFVEASRIEKRFFDMAYDGPDA
- a CDS encoding SLC13 family permease; protein product: MAIEAIGLAPSTLIFMILALTLVAFIWGRFRYDVVALAALLSSVLLGLVPADEAFAGFGHPAVITVAAVLVISRGFERSGVVDIIAAQVMKAGERLLLQLLALVGTVVVLSGVMNNVGALALLLPVAMRLAREHNTSPSLLLMPLAFGSLLGGLTTLIGTPPNIIISTYRGNITGENFSMFSFSPVGVAVALAGLAFIVLLGWRLTPKRNSAAGAADMFDTANYLVELKVSQESRANGLTLQQLRDELDETIPVLAVVRDDNRRAGYSFHGVLKQGDILLLEAGPEELQLLEDKAGLSAVAELEEDDREEDERAAKNADKASEPAKDEAIDTEGLQLVEAVVRSGSMMINRSVRQLRLNHQFGLHLVAVARDGGRLKQRLRDIRFQTGDVLLLQGSEKEINDSLSSLGCLPLASRELHLGQPRKLALSLGIFALAIVSMLFDLLPAAVAMSTAALVSLLIGVLPLREGYNAIDGPVIVLLAAMLPVGEALETSGGADIIANSLLYFGAEWPVVVSLCGLFLLCMLLSNIVNNAAAALLMAPIAVSLANGFDVALEPFLMAVAVSASSAFLTPIGHQSNTLVLGPGGYRFSDYWKLGLPLSLVVMVTAIPVILLVWPLSG
- a CDS encoding DeoR/GlpR family transcriptional regulator, translated to MNQQHRQDAIVELVRLHGYVSIEQLTEHFTVTPQTVRRDLNTLSDEGRIRRVHGGAGVESSTVNTAYSTRKTLNLGEKERIARALAEQIPDHSSLFINIGTSNEVIAQALLEHKGLEIITNNLNVAAILQRKEDFSVIVAGGQVRSRDGGIIGEATIDFINQFKVDVGVIGISGIDEDGSLLEFDYQEVRVAQAIIANSRRVYLAADHSKFHRNPVVRQGNIAQLDALFTDRRPPEPIVKLLSEHGVALHIA